From Sceloporus undulatus isolate JIND9_A2432 ecotype Alabama chromosome 6, SceUnd_v1.1, whole genome shotgun sequence, one genomic window encodes:
- the RPSA gene encoding 40S ribosomal protein SA encodes MSGGLDVLQMKEEDVLKFLAAGTHLGGTNLDFQMEQYIYKRKSDGIYIINLKRTWEKLLLAARAIVAIENPADVSVISSRNTGQRAVLKFAAATGATPIAGRFTPGTFTNQIQAAFREPRLLVVTDPRADHQPLTEASYVNIPTIALCNTDSPLRYVDIAIPCNNKGAHSVGLMWWMLAREVLRMRGTISREHPWEVMPDLYFYRDPEEIEKEEQAAAEKAVTKEEFQGEWTAPAPEFTAPPQPEVADWSEGVQVPSVPIQPFPAEDWSAQPATEDWSAAPTAQATEWVGTATEWS; translated from the exons ATGTCCGGAGGTCTTGATGTCCTGCAAATGAAGGAGGAAGATGTCCTCAAATTTCTTGCTGCAGGAACACATTTGGGAGGAACCAATCTGGATTTTCAGATGGAGCAGTatatttataaaagaaaaagtGATG GTATTTACATCATAAATCTGAAAAGAACGTGGGAAAAACTGCTGTTGGCTGCCCGTGCCATTGTTGCTATTGAGAACCCAGCTGATGTGAGCGTGATCTCCTCCAGGAATACTGGACAG CGTGCTGTTTTGAAATTTGCTGCTGCTACTGGTGCTACTCCAATTGCTGGCCGTTTCACTCCTGGCACCTTCACCAATCAGATTCAGGCAGCCTTTCGTGAACCTCGCCTTTTGGTAGTCACTGATCCAAGAGCTGATCATCAGCCACTGACTGAGGCATCTTATGTGAACATCCCCACCATTGCCTTGTGCAACACAGATTCTCCTCTGCGCTATGTGGATATTGCCATACCATGCAACAACAAG GGAGCTCACTCAGTTGGTCTTATGTGGTGGATGTTGGCTCGTGAGGTCCTACGTATGCGTGGCACTATTTCCCGTGAGCATCCATGGGAGGTCATGCCTGATCTCTACTTCTACCGGGATCCTGAAGAG atTGAAAAGGAAGAGCAGGCTGCAGCTGAGAAGGCAGTTACAAAGGAAGAATTCCAGGGTGAATGGACTGCTCCTGCACCTGAATTTACAGCACCACCACAGCCTGAGGTGGCTGACTGGTCTGAAGGAGTCCAAGTGCCCTCTGTGCCAATACAGCCATTCCCAGCTG AGGACTGGAGTGCACAGCCTGCCACTGAAGATTGGTCTGCAGCTCCCACTGCTCAGGCAACTGAGTGGGTAGGGACTGCCACAGAGTGGTCCTAA